The genomic DNA GACGTAATCTCCATCCTTGTTATATCTTCCATTCAATAAATTCAACGTGTTAAATTGCGTTCGTTTAGAAATTCCGTCTATTTCTTTTATGATTTGGTTAACCTCTGCTTGAATATGTTGCCGATCCTGATCTGTATTTGTATCGTTCGTGGATTGAACAGTTAATTCCCGAGCCCTTTGCAATAACTCTTGAATTTCCCCCATTGCTCCATCCGCTACTTGAACAAGCGATATACCATCCTGGATATTCTGTTGAGCCTGCAACAATCCCCGAATTTGTGTACGCATTTTTTCAGATATCGCTAAACCAGCGGCATCATCAGCAGCTTTGTTAATGCGCGTACCTGATGATAATTTCGCCATTCCCTGATTGGCCTGTTTCATATTTTTAGTCATTTTATTGTATGTATTTAAACCACTAGCATTGTGAGCAATTCTCATGTGTAAACCCCCGTTTCCTTTTAAGCACAAGCTAGGCGAGAATTACCTCACTTATTATCTTAAAAAAACACAAGCAAATAGTTCCACTAAATCACTTACCGTTAGTTATATTATACTAAAAATAATGATTTATAGCGATATCTTGAGATGATTATAAAAGTTAGTAGTGAAAGTCGGACTAAGTAAAAAAACACAACAAATCCGCTTTGTACTCTATATCCAAAGCGGGTTTGTGGGTTGTAAGTATATTGATAACTATTCTTGACATCATAATCAAATCCCTAATAAGCCGCCTAATTCCAGAGCATCCGTTAAATTGAGATTTAGTTTACATTGATCTAACTCATTTAAAAACAAGGAATAATATCACTGTTGAGAGTAGTAGTATTTTCGAAATTAAGGTTTTCCACTTTTCTTTCCGCCGATAATAAAGCGGTTCTCGTTTAAGTCATATCGCCCCTAGCAAACAAATGACTATCGTGAAAAGGAAATCCAAAGACCTACCCAACTTTTTATTCATTTCAATGTAAATACAGGTAATCCATTCGTATAATCCACAGCGATTCTTGTATTCGAAAGCTGAATTTCATCAGCAGGCTTCAGTGGTTGTATATTTGTATACTCACCCATTTTTTCATAAGCCAACTCAAACAAATTCAGGAAATCAGCATTCAGGCCATGTGTATTAGATTTGAATGTATGATTATCTACATCCTTCTTATCAATCAATACAAAGGCTACATTTCTAATTTTTGAAACGACCTTCTCTTTCAATCGATGGTCTATTAAGTTGTCGTCTGTCCCTTGAAAAACAATCATCTTCGCATGATTCTCAAAGTTTTCGTAAAGCGTATTGAGATTTAGCGCTTTTTTATCTAAGACAACTTCTTTTGCAAGATAATCGAATTCAATTTGAAAAGTCATAGAGCCATATTGCTGAAATAAACAGCGATTAGCTGATAAATATACCGGCTCTATCCAAGCCGAGTTGTCGACAATATATGAAAACAAATGCGGAGCCAAACGATTGCTTAAATGCAAAAGATGAGCCCCATGGGAATGACCATAACCAATGATTTTCCGTTCATTAAAAGGCAAATCATTTTCTCTTAATATGATTTTAATCGTTTCTAAAGCTGTCACGATATCAATTGCTTGCATAAAACCCATATCATTAAAGTTGTCTCTCGTTTCACTAAGTTTTGCTATCACGGGAAGCCTTATCGATTTGACAGAGAGCAAATTTAACAAATTGGATGGATTTCTTCGAAATGCTTCTAACTCCTCAACATTGAGATGTTTCTCTACTTCGCTCACACCATTTTTCAAATTAAAATTTTCTGCCCCCTGCATAAATTCATCCCCGAAAAATGAGCATTGTAGTGTCACTAGGTTATATTTATCTGCAAATACGCTACGCATTTTTTTATAGACCTTAGATTCAATATTGGCGCCAAAGCCTGGTACAAAAATTAACAAACCTGTTTCAGCCGTTACTCCTGAATCGGGGATCGAAAAATCAATCCGTAGATTACGACCAGTTGAACCATTATAAATATTATGATGCGCGGGTATTGTAATACTTTGATTTTCCGCCATTTTAAGCTCCTTTAAATACAAATTATTTATTCGACAAAATGCTCCAACCAAATTAGCTTGTAGTAGTGATCATATATCTAAAAAGCGTAAAATAGTCAGGCACTATTTTACGCTTACTCAATTTTAATTAATATATAATTAAAAAGTTTCAATACCTTTATTTTTTTCATAATCAATTACTTCTTTTAACCCATTTTTGATATCAATTTTGGGATACCAATCTAATGCATCCATAGCATCGCTATTATCCAATAAGCTATCACTAATATCCCCAACTCTACTATCTTCATATCTTATCGGCCCATTATAGTCCGAAAGCTGAGCAATTAATTCCACAATTTCATTAATCGTCACAGCTTTATTTGTTGAAATGTTAAAAACACTCCTATTGCCATGAAAAATCGATTGAATTATTGCCTCGCTAACATCTCTAACGCTGATAAAATCCCTTGTCTGATTTCCATTCCCATAAATAGTAGGTGACGAACCTTTTAAGATATTATCAATAAAAATAGAAATAACTCCACCTTCGTTATCTGTTCGTTGATTAATTCCATACACATTACTAAACCTTAAAACAGAGAAATTTACTCCGAAATTCTTTAAGATTAAATTCAAGTATTTTTCGACTGTGAGTTTGGATAAACCATATGGGGATAATGGATTTAATTCGTGCCCTTCACCTATAGGAAGTTGCTTAGGCTCACCATAAACTGCTGCGCTTGATGCAAATATAATTTTTTTCACATTAAATGTTTTTGCCATTTCAATTATTTTCAATGATCCTTTGATATTAATCTCTGCATCAAAAACAAAGTTTGTCAAAGAAGCTGATACACTTCCTTGGGCAGCTAAATGAACAACATAATCTGGTTTAAACTCAGTAAATACCTTTATAAGAGAACTATCTAATATATCAAGTTGGTAAAAATCAACTTGGGAATTTTCGATGTTATCAAGTTTCCCTGAAGACAAATTATCAACTACAGCAACCCTAAACCCCTTATTCAATAAATCACTAACTAGATGAGAGCCAATAAATCCACATCCACCTGTTACTAATACTTTATTCAACATTATTTAAAGCCCCTTCTTAACAAGAAAACTATTTTGCTTTACAGAGTTATTAATTGCAACAATTTGCGGTTCTTCATCTAAATAACTCAAAATATCTTCAGTTGGTAACAATATTTCATCACCTAATTCTTTCACTACAGTTTCAAAAAACAAATAATCTGCATTAGTATCACAAGTAAGTCTAAAGTTCTTATGTTTCATATATTCAAAAGGCTCGAGTAATGTTGTTTTGAATTTTCTTAGATGCTCATCAATATAAAGCGTAATATGCTCCCTATAAGTCGGGTGAATAAGCATTTCATTTAACATAAATAAAACTTCACTTTTAATAATAGAGACTTTTAGTCCTATGGGAATCATACCTGAGTTAACATAACCATAATCACTTTGTTGCTGTATAGTCTTAGCTATTAGTTCATTCGCCATTTCATAAGAAATGAATGGACAATCTCCTGTAATCCTTACAATATAATCTGCATTATACTTCTTTGCACAATCTGCAAAACGAAGTAACAAATCGTTTTCACTACCCCTAAATACAATACCATTATTTTCAACAGCCCATTGTTCAATAGCATCATCCCTAGAATTAGTCGAGGTAGCTACAATTACTTCATCTATTAATGAAACATTCTTTGCTCTTTGATATGCATAATCCAACAGTGCGTTACTGCCTAAAGGTAACAAAACCTTATTCGGCAATCTGGATGATCCCATTCTCGCTTGAATAATACCTACCACTTTCACACAATCACCTCATATAAGATCCCAAGTCAGGGTTGTATCTTCTTGGGTATCTTCTTTGACCTTTCTCCCAATCACTTCTTCTACGAATGTTGGTGGGATTCCCGTTCCAGGCCGTTTAAAGGTAATATCACTTTCAGATATAGTTGTCCCTTTCGCAAGAAACTTATTAAGCACTATACTTCTACGTGCATATTTCCTTGCATCCTTCTCACAATCTAGCGGTCTTATAAAACTTTGGCCTTGAATTTCATGTAACATTTTAATATTTTCTTTAAACTTCAAAATGTCATCTGCATTCATTGCATGATAATGATCGTTTCCTGGTAACGATTTATCTAATGTAAAATGCTTTTCAATTACTTCTGCACCTAATTGATAGGCTGTAGTTAAAATTAACATTCTCTCATCAGGTAATGTGTGATCAGAATAACCTATACCGCACTGTGGAAACATCTCTTTCAACCTTGGTATAAATTGCAAGTTAGCATCTTCATTTTTTGTGGGATATGAAAGAACGCAATGTAATAATGTGATTTTATTGCATCCTGCTACTTCTAATATTTCTACAGCTGCTGCAATCTCACTATACGTCGATGCACCTACAGATAATATGATTGGCTTATTAAATGAAGCGATATATTGTAAAAATGGCTTATTTGTTATATCTGAAGAAGAAACTTTAAATACTTTCATATAAGGGGCTAAATATTTTGCGGCTTCAAAATCAAACGGTGTAGACAGAAAGTCGATGTTGTATTTTTGACATTCCTCATATAGTAGTTTATATTCCTCCTCCCCAAAATTATCGTATCTAGTAAACAATTCATACTGTGAAGTTGCTGGTTCCTTTGATTGGTCCCAATATGCTGGTGAATTTTTAGACGCTATTTTTGATGCCTTATAGGTTTGAAATTTAATAGCATCTACTCCTGATTCAGCGGCTATTTTCACCATTTCCAATGCTGTTTCAATACTGCCTTCATGATTAACACCGGCTTCTGCAATTAAATAGGGATTATTCATTTTTTATTCGTCCTCCTCGTTTAATATAATCCTTAATACACGATTAATCCCTTGGGAAAAATCACTTTTCGACATTCTATCATGCATTAATTTTCTTAAATCATAATTAATAATAAGCTTTTTAGTTACTTCATAATAACTGTTTTCACTTGCATCTGCCCAATAGCCTAAATTATAAAAACCATTGTATGGATGACCAAAAGTGTGGGTTAGCTCCCTATAATTCTGAGCCGTGACCACTGCCGGTGTTCCTATTGTTGCTACTTCATACATTGTTCTACCTGCCGAAGTAAAAATAATATCTGCTTCTCTCATAAAACGAGACATATCCTTAACACTATCGTATATAGTTACTTTTTCATTAAGCCCTAACTCTTCGATTGTATTATGAAGTTCATCGTGTTTATTAAAAGCAGGACCTAAAATTATTTTAACATGAAAATGAAATTCTACTTGTAGCTTTAAAATACCTTTTAATGTGGTTAACGTTAAAAATTGAGGATCTTCCCCGCCGTAGGTTATCAGTATTTCTTTGACGTCCTTTGTTATAACTTTTTTGGAGACACCAATAAAGTCCTCTCTGATGCAATAATAATCTTCTCCCGTATAAAAATTATCTTGAGGAACCTCTCCTGGATATAAAGCATTAATGACAGCGTCAGCATAGGCTGCACCTTCACCCATATCTTCAAAATTGATAACCCTAATACCACATTGTTTCAACTTTATAATATAGTCTTTTGAAGTATCTAATAAATCATTTATGACAATATCAGGTTTATTTTTGATAATTTCTTCTTCCGGATTTTTATTTTCACTATATGTTAATACTTCAAAACCTTCGTTAGATACCATATTTATCCCTAATTGTTGGTCACTTCTAAATAAGAAAATAACATCATGATCTACAAATAATCTTGTCGCCAATGTTAATCCCCTATAAATATGACCTGTGCCTAGCTTTTTCGCTGAAAGAGGATGTACTATTATTTTCTTTTTTTTCAATTCCTTTTCAGCTATCCACCAACCATACCTTGTTCCAAGATTAATTTGTTCTTTAGAACTCAGGTGAATCATTTGATTACTTTGATCAATAAAAGTTGGTGTTTTACCAATTTGCGATAACTTGTCAACAAGCACAAAACTATCTCCGCTCACTAGGCTATTCTCAGGATATTTAATACACTCACTAATAGTAAACTCTGATATGAAGGCAAAGTTAGGGTTAATAAATATTAAGTTTTTATTGTTTAAACTTTTAGCTTGATCATATGTTTGAAATTCTATTTTTAAATCATTATATTTATCTCGAATCTCTTCAATATTTGTCCATATTTCAAACTTAAAATGTCCTATATTTGAAGAATTTAATGTATTTATTAAGTACTCAATGGCTGGCTTACCATATAGTAATTTCGTAAATTGCTTTGGTAATTTTTGATTTTCTTTAAAAAGAGGAATTATTATCTTCATCTCTGCTACATCCTTTTGAAAAGTTATGGCAATGTTTTTATGAAACTTTCCATATTTTTATAATACGTTTGAAAAACTTTTTCTAAACCAATAAAGCTACTAAAGTTGTTCTCTAAATCAGCTGAAACCCTATCCATAAAGTCGTCTAATATATTACTCTTATATGCAGGCAAATCACAAGTGAGGTTCATAGCTTCGGAGAATCCCCTTCCCCTTCCATCCTCATGTAATAAAAAGCTTGGCTTACGAATACTTAAAAAGTAAATATGAGCATGCACTCGATATCCAAAATGGATATCACATTGTTTATAAAAATCGATTTTTTTCACATCGTAAGAAGCATCAACAACCTGATAATTTAGTGCATCTGCAGCGGATTTAATTTTTAACAAGTTATTTTCTTCTGAAATAGATGTTTCAGGATCGTTTAAAATACCTCTATGGAAAACACAATATTTTTCGGCATCCGGAAACATCTCGCTAACTCGATGCAATAAATCTATGTTTTGTTCATGGAATTGAACATCTTGTGCTGTAGTAACAACCACTTTCTTAATTTCATTTGCAGGTTTAAATTGATCCTGAATGTGATCTAACTCATACCATGCTGGACAACCAGTCATTATCGTATTATTAAAACCATGATTTTTTAAAATCGATTCCGTATAATAATCTCTTGTACTTGATAATGGAATAGTACGATGTATACGATCTATCATCAGATATGAACTATTCGAAAAGTTGAAATCCGTCCAGTCTTGATCCGCATATTCGCTAAACCATCCTAGACCAAAAGGTATGATAGGTACCTTGATATCAGCTAACTCTTTTGTAAGTGGGTAAATCCCTGGATAGAATTCTTTCTGATAAGCTGGCCCTCCACACAAAATAACAGCCTTCGATTTATTGATTTGTTCTAGATGTTCATCTATTGGCAACCATCTTTTTACAAGGTTTAGTTTTCTATCAGGTCGATGCTTTTCTAAAAGTTTCACTGCCCGATCAAGTATTAAATAATCCCCTACATTTTTCTTTGCTCCGTATAATAAAGTATACATTTTTATCACCTTTCTCTTGTTGCCTATAAATACTAGACTTTTGAATTGGCTTACGCATGAAAATCAACAATTCCAGGTATCTGGTATTGTAATAATGTCTCCCGCTGTAATTCCCCATACTTATTGTGCTATTTTTGATTTCATTTCTTCATATAGCTCTGAGGCAAAAGTATAATGCGAAGTACATCCGTGTAAAAACAGTTGAAACTCTTGATTGATAGTTTCTCCCTTTTTCAACTGATTTTTTTCATAACGGGCTGATTGAATTTTTTTTGCCAGTTGCTCATTTTGGACGCGCATCATTGGTTCTATACAACATTTATAAAATGAATTATCTTTTATAAGATTAAATTCTTTATCGAGATTACTATAGTCA from Sporosarcina sp. FSL K6-1522 includes the following:
- a CDS encoding glycosyltransferase family protein is translated as MKVVGIIQARMGSSRLPNKVLLPLGSNALLDYAYQRAKNVSLIDEVIVATSTNSRDDAIEQWAVENNGIVFRGSENDLLLRFADCAKKYNADYIVRITGDCPFISYEMANELIAKTIQQQSDYGYVNSGMIPIGLKVSIIKSEVLFMLNEMLIHPTYREHITLYIDEHLRKFKTTLLEPFEYMKHKNFRLTCDTNADYLFFETVVKELGDEILLPTEDILSYLDEEPQIVAINNSVKQNSFLVKKGL
- a CDS encoding polysaccharide pyruvyl transferase family protein, encoding MYTLLYGAKKNVGDYLILDRAVKLLEKHRPDRKLNLVKRWLPIDEHLEQINKSKAVILCGGPAYQKEFYPGIYPLTKELADIKVPIIPFGLGWFSEYADQDWTDFNFSNSSYLMIDRIHRTIPLSSTRDYYTESILKNHGFNNTIMTGCPAWYELDHIQDQFKPANEIKKVVVTTAQDVQFHEQNIDLLHRVSEMFPDAEKYCVFHRGILNDPETSISEENNLLKIKSAADALNYQVVDASYDVKKIDFYKQCDIHFGYRVHAHIYFLSIRKPSFLLHEDGRGRGFSEAMNLTCDLPAYKSNILDDFMDRVSADLENNFSSFIGLEKVFQTYYKNMESFIKTLP
- a CDS encoding N-acetylneuraminate synthase family protein, producing MNNPYLIAEAGVNHEGSIETALEMVKIAAESGVDAIKFQTYKASKIASKNSPAYWDQSKEPATSQYELFTRYDNFGEEEYKLLYEECQKYNIDFLSTPFDFEAAKYLAPYMKVFKVSSSDITNKPFLQYIASFNKPIILSVGASTYSEIAAAVEILEVAGCNKITLLHCVLSYPTKNEDANLQFIPRLKEMFPQCGIGYSDHTLPDERMLILTTAYQLGAEVIEKHFTLDKSLPGNDHYHAMNADDILKFKENIKMLHEIQGQSFIRPLDCEKDARKYARRSIVLNKFLAKGTTISESDITFKRPGTGIPPTFVEEVIGRKVKEDTQEDTTLTWDLI
- a CDS encoding NAD-dependent epimerase/dehydratase family protein — encoded protein: MLNKVLVTGGCGFIGSHLVSDLLNKGFRVAVVDNLSSGKLDNIENSQVDFYQLDILDSSLIKVFTEFKPDYVVHLAAQGSVSASLTNFVFDAEINIKGSLKIIEMAKTFNVKKIIFASSAAVYGEPKQLPIGEGHELNPLSPYGLSKLTVEKYLNLILKNFGVNFSVLRFSNVYGINQRTDNEGGVISIFIDNILKGSSPTIYGNGNQTRDFISVRDVSEAIIQSIFHGNRSVFNISTNKAVTINEIVELIAQLSDYNGPIRYEDSRVGDISDSLLDNSDAMDALDWYPKIDIKNGLKEVIDYEKNKGIETF
- a CDS encoding DUF2920 family protein — protein: MAENQSITIPAHHNIYNGSTGRNLRIDFSIPDSGVTAETGLLIFVPGFGANIESKVYKKMRSVFADKYNLVTLQCSFFGDEFMQGAENFNLKNGVSEVEKHLNVEELEAFRRNPSNLLNLLSVKSIRLPVIAKLSETRDNFNDMGFMQAIDIVTALETIKIILRENDLPFNERKIIGYGHSHGAHLLHLSNRLAPHLFSYIVDNSAWIEPVYLSANRCLFQQYGSMTFQIEFDYLAKEVVLDKKALNLNTLYENFENHAKMIVFQGTDDNLIDHRLKEKVVSKIRNVAFVLIDKKDVDNHTFKSNTHGLNADFLNLFELAYEKMGEYTNIQPLKPADEIQLSNTRIAVDYTNGLPVFTLK